The following are from one region of the Lytechinus pictus isolate F3 Inbred chromosome 4, Lp3.0, whole genome shotgun sequence genome:
- the LOC129259032 gene encoding DNA-directed RNA polymerases I, II, and III subunit RPABC2-like produces the protein MADDEDIENFDEDFDDGDEQLDDLPNEEEADDGDHIDVLPAGEGVQQTERITTPYMTKYERARVLGTRALQIAMNAPVMVELEGETDPLQIAMKELKARKIPIIVRRYLPDGSYEDWGCDELVID, from the exons ATGGCTGACGACGAAGATATCGAGAA CTTTGATGAGGACTTTGATGATGGAGACGAACAACTTGATGATCTGCCAAACGAAGAG GAAGCCGATGATGGAGACCACATTGACGTGTTACCGGCTGGAGAGGGCGTGCAGCAAACAGAGAGAATTACAACACCATACATGACGAAATATGAGCGGGCGAGAGTGTTGGGAACAAGAGCATTACAGATAGC GATGAATGCTCCTGTTATGGTGGAACTTGAAGGGGAAACTGATCCTCTACAGATTGCTATGAAAGAACTCAA AGCAAGAAAGATCCCTATCATCGTCCGGCGTTACCTCCCCGATGGAAGCTATGAGGATTGGGGGTGCGATGAACTTGTTATCGACTGA